A stretch of the Haloarcula ordinaria genome encodes the following:
- the lysW gene encoding lysine biosynthesis protein LysW — translation MADCIECGAEVSLHDDLEVGEIVDCTTCGAELEVVGTDPVELDSAPELEEDWGE, via the coding sequence ATGGCAGACTGCATCGAGTGTGGGGCCGAAGTGTCCCTGCACGACGACCTGGAAGTCGGAGAGATCGTCGACTGTACCACCTGCGGTGCCGAACTCGAAGTCGTCGGCACGGACCCGGTCGAGCTCGACAGCGCCCCCGAGCTCGAAGAGGACTGGGGTGAGTGA
- the lysX gene encoding lysine biosynthesis protein LysX, translating to MKVGLLYSRIRKDEKLLLSELRERDHEVEKIDVRKQQFNISEAPEAFTDLDIVVDRCLATSRSVYATKFAKAYGVPVVNGPEVAETCADKVKNSLALVEAGVPTPDTDVAFTKDAALESIEDFGYPCVLKPVVGSWGRLMAKIDSRSAAEAVLEHKATLGHYEHKIFYVQEFVDKPGRDIRVLATDGEPVAAMVRSSDHWLTNAAKGAETDTFELDDRALELVEQASDAVGGGLLGIDLMEVGYDEETGDFEDYTVHEANHTVEFKALNEVADVDVPSKVVDWLESTVENESGAEVLS from the coding sequence ATGAAGGTCGGCCTCCTCTACTCCCGCATCCGCAAGGACGAGAAGCTCCTGCTCTCGGAACTGCGCGAGCGCGACCACGAGGTCGAGAAGATCGACGTCCGCAAACAGCAGTTCAACATCAGCGAAGCGCCAGAGGCGTTCACGGACCTCGACATCGTCGTCGACCGCTGTCTGGCGACCTCTCGCAGCGTCTACGCGACGAAATTCGCGAAGGCCTACGGCGTGCCCGTGGTCAACGGCCCCGAGGTCGCAGAGACCTGCGCGGACAAGGTCAAGAACAGCCTCGCGCTGGTCGAGGCCGGCGTCCCGACGCCCGATACGGACGTGGCGTTCACGAAAGACGCCGCACTGGAGTCCATCGAGGACTTCGGGTACCCGTGTGTGCTCAAGCCCGTCGTCGGGTCCTGGGGCCGCCTGATGGCCAAAATCGACTCCCGTTCGGCCGCCGAGGCCGTCCTCGAACACAAGGCGACCCTGGGGCACTACGAGCACAAGATATTCTACGTCCAGGAGTTCGTCGACAAGCCCGGCCGCGACATCCGCGTGCTGGCGACCGACGGCGAACCCGTCGCCGCGATGGTCCGCTCGTCGGACCACTGGCTCACCAACGCCGCGAAGGGCGCGGAGACCGACACCTTCGAACTGGACGACCGCGCGCTCGAACTGGTCGAGCAAGCGTCCGACGCTGTCGGTGGCGGCCTGCTCGGTATCGACCTGATGGAGGTCGGCTACGACGAGGAGACCGGGGACTTCGAGGACTACACCGTCCACGAGGCCAACCACACCGTCGAGTTCAAGGCGCTGAACGAGGTCGCCGACGTCGACGTGCCCTCGAAGGTGGTCGACTGGCTCGAATCGACGGTCGAAAACGAGAGCGGCGCGGAGGTGCTGTCGTGA
- the argC gene encoding N-acetyl-gamma-glutamyl-phosphate reductase → MTYSASVVGGSGFTGGELLRLLDGHPEFELAQATSRSKENKTIGHQHPNLRHSDLRFSSPEDLASVDVLFAATPHGVSMEQIDEFQDAADTVVDLSADFRLSTEAQYDEWYDGHTRPELLEQSEYALPELNRENLAGADLIASGGCNATATILGLLPLFEHDVLSGDEQVVVDVKVGSSEGGAGGGEASSHPERSGVVRPYAPTGHRHEAEIQEFLGLDVSFTVHAVDMVRGASATCHVFPDGPVSKGDLWGAYRGEYEDEPFVELVAGGGGVYRYPEPKAVAGTNKAEVGFELDPGNKRVVVFSAIDNMMKGSAGQAVHAANVALGIEETAGLEFQGLHPVGAP, encoded by the coding sequence GTGACGTACTCCGCGAGCGTCGTCGGCGGCTCCGGCTTCACCGGCGGCGAACTCCTCCGCCTGCTCGACGGCCACCCCGAGTTCGAACTCGCACAGGCCACGAGCCGGTCGAAGGAGAACAAGACCATCGGCCACCAGCACCCGAACCTGCGCCACTCGGACCTGCGTTTCTCCTCGCCCGAGGACTTAGCCTCGGTCGACGTCCTGTTCGCCGCGACGCCACACGGCGTCTCGATGGAGCAGATCGACGAATTCCAGGACGCCGCCGACACGGTCGTCGACCTCTCGGCGGACTTCCGCCTCTCGACCGAGGCGCAGTACGACGAGTGGTACGACGGGCACACGCGCCCGGAACTGCTGGAGCAAAGCGAGTACGCCCTGCCCGAACTCAACCGCGAGAACCTGGCGGGCGCGGACCTCATCGCCTCCGGCGGCTGTAACGCCACGGCGACGATTCTCGGACTCTTGCCGCTCTTCGAACACGACGTCCTCAGCGGTGACGAGCAGGTCGTCGTCGACGTGAAGGTCGGTTCGAGTGAAGGTGGGGCCGGCGGCGGCGAGGCCTCCTCGCATCCCGAGCGCTCGGGCGTCGTCCGCCCCTACGCCCCGACGGGCCACCGCCACGAGGCCGAGATTCAGGAGTTCCTGGGGCTGGACGTCTCCTTCACCGTCCACGCGGTGGACATGGTCCGGGGCGCGAGCGCGACCTGTCACGTCTTCCCCGACGGCCCCGTCTCGAAGGGCGACCTCTGGGGCGCGTACCGCGGGGAGTACGAGGACGAACCGTTCGTCGAACTCGTCGCGGGCGGCGGTGGCGTCTACCGCTACCCCGAACCGAAGGCCGTCGCCGGGACGAACAAGGCCGAGGTCGGCTTCGAACTCGACCCCGGCAACAAGCGCGTCGTGGTCTTCTCGGCCATCGACAACATGATGAAGGGGTCGGCCGGCCAGGCCGTCCACGCCGCGAACGTCGCGCTCGGTATCGAGGAGACGGCGGGCCTGGAGTTCCAGGGGCTCCACCCCGTCGGCGCACCGTAA